The following proteins come from a genomic window of Aspergillus oryzae RIB40 DNA, chromosome 4:
- a CDS encoding putative succinate:fumarate antiporter (Acr1) (mitochondrial tricarboxylate/dicarboxylate carrier proteins) — protein MSTKSAQGNGNGNGNGKKPASAAVNLIAGGGAGMMEALVCHPLDTVKVRMQLSRRARAPGVKPRGFVATGVEIVKKETALGLYKGLGAVLGGIIPKMAIRFTSYEWYKQMLADKETGHVTSKATFLAGLSAGVTEAVAVVNPMEVVKIRLQAQYHSLADPLDAPKYRSAPHALFTVIKEEGFIALYRGVSLTALRQGTNQAANFTAYSELKAALQRWQPEYADTQLPSYQTTVIGLISGAVGPFSNAPIDTIKTRLQKTRAEPGQSAVSRIMAIANDMFKQEGARAFYKGITPRVMRVAPGQAVTFTVYEFLRGKLERSNWAFVGGKFEE, from the exons ATGTCGACGAAGAGTGCGCAaggcaatggcaatggcAATGGCAATGGCAAGAAGCCGGCTTCTGCGGCTGTGAACTTGATCG ctggtggtggtgccgGAATGATGGAGGCGCTCGTATGTCATCCTCTAG ATACCGTTAAGGTCCGGATGCAGCTTTCGCGGCGCGCCAGAGCCCCGGGT GTAAAACCCCGCGGGTTTGTTGCCACTGGTGTTGAGattgtgaagaaggagacTGCTCTGGGTCTCTATAAGGGTCTAGGAGCTGTCCTGGGAGGTATCATTCCGAAAATGGCAATCCGTTTCACCTCCTATGAGTGGTACAAGCAAATGCTTGCGGACAAGGAGACAGGACATGTCACAAGCAAAGCAACTTTCCTTG CCGGTCTATCTGCTGGTGTCACCGAAGCTGTGGCGGTCGTCAACCCTATGGAAGTCGTCAAGATTCGTCTGCAAGCACAGTATCATAGTTTGGCCGATCCTCTTGATGCGCCCAAGTACCGCAGTGCCCCGCATGCACTTTTCACCGtgatcaaggaagaagggtTCATCGCTCTTTACCGTGGTGTCTCCCTGACAGCCCTCCGACAGGGAACAAACCAGGCCGCCAACTTCACTGCATACAGCGAGCTGAAGGCTGCGCTCCAGAGATGGCAGCCCGAGTACGCCGATACCCAGCTCCCATCTTACCAGACGACCGTGATCGGATTGATCTCTGGTGCCGTCGGTCCCTTCTCCAACGCCCCCATCGACACAATCAAGACGAGACTGCAGAAGACCCGCGCCGAGCCCGGCCAATCAGCTGTATCACGTATCATGGCCATCGCCAACGATATGTTCAAGCAAGAAGGTGCACGTGCTTTCTACAAGGGTATCACACCTCGTGTGATGAGAGTGGCTCCTGGTCAGGCCGTCACCTTCACCGTGTACGAATTCCTCAGAGGCAAGCTGGAGAGGTCCAACTGGGCCTTCGTGGGAGGCAAATTCGAGGAGTAA